One genomic segment of Erythrobacter sp. THAF29 includes these proteins:
- a CDS encoding thermonuclease family protein codes for MTFTVLALLLGAVPAGQEFACTPTAVWDGDGPVWCAEGPRVRLSGIAAREMDGSCRSRHPCPAAGAIEARDALVRLVGVARGVGEHGHILVNGPTMRCISDGSAGGRRTAAWCVSPRGGDLSCAMVRNGWAARWDRYWKGHRCS; via the coding sequence ATGACATTTACAGTTTTGGCCTTGCTGCTCGGGGCCGTTCCTGCCGGACAAGAGTTTGCATGCACACCGACTGCGGTTTGGGATGGTGATGGCCCCGTCTGGTGTGCCGAAGGACCACGCGTCAGGCTTTCCGGTATTGCCGCGCGCGAGATGGACGGAAGTTGCAGATCTCGCCATCCTTGTCCGGCCGCGGGCGCCATTGAAGCCCGCGATGCCCTCGTACGCCTTGTCGGGGTTGCGCGCGGAGTTGGAGAGCACGGGCATATACTGGTGAACGGGCCTACCATGCGCTGCATCTCGGACGGTTCTGCTGGAGGAAGGCGAACCGCAGCCTGGTGCGTTTCACCGCGAGGCGGCGACCTTTCCTGCGCTATGGTAAGAAACGGTTGGGCTGCGCGCTGGGATCGCTATTGGAAAGGACATCGCTGCTCATGA
- a CDS encoding helix-turn-helix domain-containing protein → MSNADQVDLRIALHVSEDCTSGPISVPKPVQISSLAISLDERQSTELRRRLLPKEWRGNIPWDILIELYVNELSRRPTTVKQVGLAADAPCATVHRHLANLVDRGWIVRDQNHRDQRVVNLSLTTDAFKLIEGWSDSRIKQLKSLIDRY, encoded by the coding sequence ATGTCGAACGCCGATCAGGTTGACCTAAGAATAGCTTTACATGTTTCTGAAGACTGCACATCTGGGCCGATCTCCGTGCCCAAGCCAGTGCAGATTTCGAGTCTCGCGATCTCGCTCGATGAGAGGCAATCCACAGAGTTGCGCAGGCGCCTTCTGCCGAAGGAATGGCGTGGGAATATTCCGTGGGACATCCTTATCGAACTCTATGTGAATGAGCTTTCAAGAAGACCGACTACAGTAAAGCAAGTGGGCCTGGCAGCTGATGCACCGTGCGCCACCGTTCACCGCCACTTGGCAAATCTCGTCGATAGAGGCTGGATCGTAAGAGACCAGAATCATCGGGACCAGAGGGTCGTGAATCTGAGTTTGACTACCGATGCGTTCAAACTGATCGAGGGCTGGTCAGATTCGCGCATCAAGCAGCTTAAGAGCCTTATTGATAGATATTGA